The following are from one region of the Prevotella communis genome:
- a CDS encoding DUF2442 domain-containing protein: MKIKEIWFDAEHIYGRDEEGHEYSQSLLWYPKLRTATDEERAAYTFGFDGIHWRGLDEDISFESFAYDDNEPTPLQRFFLTHKEINVAEFARSLGMNATLLRNYINGFKKPSAERESAILAHIHKLGKEMLAACF; encoded by the coding sequence ATGAAGATTAAGGAGATTTGGTTCGATGCCGAACACATTTACGGCCGTGACGAGGAAGGACATGAGTACAGCCAGTCGCTCCTTTGGTATCCTAAGTTGCGAACGGCTACCGACGAAGAAAGGGCTGCTTACACTTTTGGTTTCGACGGTATCCATTGGCGTGGACTTGACGAAGACATCAGTTTCGAGAGTTTCGCATATGACGATAACGAGCCAACGCCCCTGCAACGATTCTTCCTTACTCATAAGGAAATCAATGTCGCCGAGTTTGCCCGTTCCCTGGGCATGAATGCCACCCTGTTACGCAATTACATCAATGGTTTCAAAAAGCCTTCTGCCGAACGTGAGAGTGCCATCCTCGCCCACATCCATAAGTTGGGCAAAGAAATGCTGGCAGCATGTTTCTGA
- a CDS encoding MBL fold metallo-hydrolase, translating to MTLTYIFHSGFVLETEKSILIFDYWLDVSGIVPPFLKKDKHVYVFSSHFHEDHFNSAIFEWRKQHENITYILSKDIYKHRRANKEDADVWLAKGGAWSDDTLSVWALGSTDSGVSWIVETEGKSIFHAGDLNNWYARFLPEAVPGETIYSEEFDEEIDPIAHEKQYLGELKDIRKITDSFDVVMFPVDGRIGNGYTLGGRQFIERFKVGLFVPMHFVSSGFESAWRMKEFTDEKGISFWEIKKEGETIDI from the coding sequence ATGACGCTGACCTACATCTTCCATAGCGGCTTTGTGCTAGAAACAGAAAAGTCCATCCTGATATTCGACTACTGGTTGGACGTGAGTGGCATTGTGCCACCGTTCCTGAAGAAGGATAAGCATGTCTATGTCTTCTCCAGCCACTTCCACGAAGACCATTTCAATAGTGCCATCTTCGAATGGCGAAAGCAACATGAGAACATTACCTATATCCTTTCTAAGGACATCTACAAGCATCGGAGAGCCAATAAGGAAGATGCAGACGTATGGTTGGCCAAGGGCGGAGCGTGGTCAGACGACACTTTGTCCGTATGGGCATTAGGCAGCACAGACAGCGGTGTTTCGTGGATAGTAGAGACAGAGGGGAAAAGTATCTTCCATGCCGGCGACTTGAACAACTGGTATGCGCGGTTCCTGCCAGAAGCCGTGCCTGGCGAGACCATCTATAGTGAGGAGTTTGACGAAGAGATTGACCCAATAGCCCATGAAAAGCAATACTTGGGCGAGCTGAAGGATATCCGCAAGATTACCGATAGTTTTGATGTGGTGATGTTCCCAGTTGATGGGCGCATCGGCAACGGCTATACCCTTGGAGGCCGACAGTTCATAGAGCGCTTCAAGGTTGGTCTCTTTGTGCCTATGCATTTCGTGTCCAGCGGCTTTGAATCCGCTTGGCGCATGAAAGAGTTCACAGATGAAAAAGGCATCTCCTTCTGGGAAATCAAGAAAGAGGGAGAAACTATAGATATCTGA
- a CDS encoding alpha/beta hydrolase → MKKVIVWCISAVLVIVIISIIGGSFYMLDYSLSPDPERTDTAQCFREQFKTYPETQPWIDSLRKSGALRDTFVTMPTGEKHHALFIRKGGSKTAMVLHGWRNCSIDFLWLARIYEKELDYNVVMPDLHAHGLSEGDVIQMGWLDRKDALYWLSMFQSDTMVVHGVSMGAATTMMMSAEKMPEQIKDLRFIDDCGYTSVWDEFSGELKNQFNLPEFPLMFSTSLICKLRYGWSFGEASPIKEVSKSPYPMLFIHGAADTFVPTDMVHRLYDAKSSNKELWITEGAEHAESYLKHRKEYVKHLKDFLSCTAL, encoded by the coding sequence ATGAAAAAGGTTATAGTCTGGTGTATATCAGCAGTCCTGGTGATAGTCATTATTAGTATCATCGGAGGCAGTTTCTATATGCTTGACTATTCCCTATCTCCTGATCCTGAAAGGACTGATACTGCCCAATGTTTCCGTGAACAGTTTAAAACCTATCCAGAGACACAACCTTGGATCGACTCTTTGAGGAAAAGCGGTGCGCTAAGAGACACTTTCGTTACCATGCCGACGGGAGAAAAGCACCATGCACTCTTTATAAGAAAAGGTGGAAGCAAAACGGCTATGGTACTGCATGGATGGCGTAATTGTTCTATCGACTTCCTGTGGCTGGCACGGATTTACGAAAAGGAGCTAGATTACAATGTCGTGATGCCAGACCTTCATGCACACGGACTAAGCGAGGGTGACGTGATTCAGATGGGATGGCTTGACAGGAAGGATGCCCTATACTGGTTATCCATGTTTCAGTCTGACACGATGGTTGTACATGGTGTGTCAATGGGTGCTGCAACTACCATGATGATGTCCGCCGAGAAAATGCCGGAGCAGATTAAGGACCTTCGCTTTATAGACGATTGCGGATATACAAGTGTTTGGGATGAATTTTCAGGTGAGCTGAAGAATCAGTTTAATCTTCCGGAGTTCCCATTGATGTTCTCAACAAGTCTGATATGCAAACTGCGCTATGGGTGGAGTTTTGGAGAGGCATCGCCCATCAAAGAGGTTAGCAAGTCTCCCTATCCGATGCTATTCATTCATGGTGCTGCCGATACCTTTGTGCCTACAGATATGGTGCACCGCCTTTATGATGCCAAGTCCTCGAATAAAGAGCTTTGGATAACCGAAGGAGCAGAACATGCAGAGTCATACTTGAAGCACAGGAAAGAATACGTCAAACATCTAAAGGATTTCTTGTCGTGTACAGCATTATAG